In Haloplanus rubicundus, one DNA window encodes the following:
- a CDS encoding sodium:calcium antiporter, which produces MTRKRMVVGIVLLLSLLVASPAASTVADDLGASGPVDLVNAQEEGEEAGEAGEEEEGGIEGAIEGFIEAQGTVGAVIVLLGGILLLTACTEKLISYLARASINMKMSLFALAIIFTGFEFDDTILALVLSGGGLEQAALGTALGTGLAIIGVTLALAAIVRPFPVDLPNDYIAIFGLAPLILVPFVLMGTLTAIHGVILTAFFVFAFGYFIVRERQRDIPVFRNTELGKQLRPDGGTATRSDALEEIPEERVLGDLANSGFVWIGLSILALAGIVFAAMLLEGGSEVVIEGFGISETVFGATFLTLLLTFEDIMLTIEPVRRGFPEIGVGNVIGSVLFSVTGNIGVIMFLSEVNISSTVLTFHLPAMIVVTALAAYFFYQGEMKRWHGYLLGGLYVAYWVIALVMFSGVPIGE; this is translated from the coding sequence ATGACACGCAAGCGGATGGTTGTCGGTATCGTGTTGTTACTGTCGCTACTCGTCGCTTCTCCCGCGGCCTCCACGGTCGCGGACGACCTCGGTGCGAGCGGGCCGGTCGACCTCGTGAATGCACAGGAGGAAGGCGAGGAAGCCGGCGAAGCGGGCGAAGAGGAGGAAGGCGGCATCGAGGGCGCCATCGAGGGCTTCATCGAAGCGCAGGGGACCGTCGGCGCGGTGATCGTCCTCCTCGGCGGCATCCTGTTGCTGACCGCCTGTACGGAGAAACTGATCAGCTACCTCGCCCGCGCGTCGATCAACATGAAGATGTCCCTGTTCGCGCTCGCGATCATCTTCACGGGGTTCGAGTTCGACGACACCATCCTCGCGCTGGTCCTGTCGGGTGGGGGACTGGAGCAAGCGGCGCTCGGGACGGCGCTCGGGACGGGGCTGGCGATCATCGGCGTGACCCTCGCGCTCGCCGCCATCGTCCGGCCGTTCCCGGTCGACCTCCCGAACGACTACATCGCCATCTTCGGCCTCGCACCGCTCATCCTCGTCCCGTTCGTCCTGATGGGGACGCTGACGGCCATCCACGGCGTCATCCTGACGGCCTTTTTCGTCTTCGCGTTCGGCTACTTCATCGTCCGCGAGCGCCAGCGCGATATTCCGGTGTTCCGCAACACGGAACTCGGGAAACAGCTCCGCCCTGACGGCGGGACTGCGACGCGGTCGGACGCGCTCGAGGAGATTCCCGAGGAGCGCGTGTTGGGTGACCTCGCGAACTCCGGTTTCGTCTGGATCGGCCTCTCCATCCTCGCGCTCGCGGGTATCGTCTTCGCGGCGATGCTGCTGGAGGGTGGCTCCGAGGTCGTCATCGAAGGGTTCGGCATCTCCGAGACGGTCTTCGGGGCGACCTTCCTCACGCTCCTCCTGACGTTCGAGGACATCATGCTCACCATCGAACCGGTCCGCCGGGGCTTCCCGGAGATCGGCGTCGGCAACGTCATCGGGAGCGTCCTCTTCTCGGTGACCGGCAACATCGGCGTCATCATGTTCCTCAGCGAGGTGAACATCTCCTCGACCGTGCTCACGTTCCACCTCCCGGCCATGATCGTCGTGACCGCGCTCGCGGCCTATTTCTTCTACCAGGGCGAGATGAAGCGCTGGCACGGCTACCTGCTCGGCGGCCTCTACGTCGCCTACTGGGTCATCGCGCTCGTTATGTTCAGTGGGGTGCCGATCGGCGAGTGA
- a CDS encoding ArsR/SmtB family transcription factor, whose translation MSLFDVLGSKARLKIIRELSTEPRYVSELADRVGMDGKTAVHHLSTLEEAGIVESYRTSQRKYYRLTKRIELRASPGPDPMFLLHADEVDESERTR comes from the coding sequence ATGTCCCTGTTCGACGTGCTCGGGAGCAAGGCGCGGTTGAAGATCATCCGCGAACTGTCGACCGAGCCCCGGTACGTCTCCGAACTCGCCGACCGCGTCGGCATGGACGGCAAGACGGCGGTCCACCACCTCTCGACGCTGGAGGAGGCGGGCATCGTCGAGAGCTACCGCACCAGCCAGCGGAAGTACTACCGCCTGACCAAGCGGATCGAACTTCGAGCCTCGCCCGGTCCCGACCCGATGTTCCTCCTCCACGCCGACGAAGTCGACGAGTCCGAGCGCACCCGATAG
- a CDS encoding amphi-Trp domain-containing protein has product MADLPDANDGPRTVTEGYFEREVRLSRESTAAFLRDLADQIESEPRLTISTDEWKIPFEFDEPIEVEVEFVGETHRQLELELEFEWSPPEDELGVS; this is encoded by the coding sequence ATGGCCGACCTGCCGGACGCGAACGACGGGCCACGGACCGTCACCGAGGGGTATTTCGAGCGGGAAGTGCGACTCTCCCGCGAATCGACCGCCGCCTTCCTCCGCGACCTCGCCGACCAGATCGAGTCCGAACCGCGACTCACCATCTCCACCGACGAGTGGAAGATTCCCTTCGAATTCGACGAACCCATCGAGGTGGAAGTCGAATTCGTCGGGGAGACCCACCGCCAACTGGAACTGGAGTTGGAGTTCGAGTGGTCGCCGCCCGAGGACGAACTAGGAGTTAGTTAA